One window of the Janthinobacterium sp. PAMC25594 genome contains the following:
- the mmsA gene encoding multiple monosaccharide ABC transporter ATP-binding protein — protein sequence MTNTILEMRGIRKTFPGVVALDNVNLRVRSGEIHAIVGENGAGKSTLMKVLSGVYGHGSYTGDIDYLGQTRHFRGIKDSEEIGIIIIHQELALVPQLSIAENIFLGNEPAHMGVIDWEYAQTKTRELLHKVGLKESPDTLITNLGVGKQQLIEIAKALCKDVKLLILDEPTASLNESDSAALLDLLLGLKAQGIASILISHKLNEISRVADAITVLRDGNTVDSFDCRTEPVSEDRIIEKMVGREMADRYPPRTPTIGETIFEVRDWRVFHPEHADRPVIKGINLHAKKGEIIGIAGLMGSGRTELAMSIFGRAYGQRISGTVLKHGQEIDVSTIGKAIAHGLAYVTEDRKSLGLILEEDIQKNTSLANLDAISRHMVIDEQREFGVAEEFRRKLKTRCSSVAQKVVNLSGGNQQKVVLAKWLFSRPDILILDEPSRGIDVGAKYEIYSIISELAAEGKCIIMISSEMPELLGMCDRIYVMNEGRFAAELSATEASQERIMRAIVTHGENNGQ from the coding sequence ATGACGAACACTATCCTGGAAATGCGCGGGATACGCAAAACATTCCCGGGCGTCGTGGCGCTCGACAATGTCAACCTGCGGGTACGCAGCGGCGAGATCCACGCCATCGTCGGCGAAAACGGCGCCGGCAAATCGACCCTGATGAAGGTGCTGAGCGGTGTCTACGGCCATGGCAGCTATACGGGCGACATCGATTACCTGGGCCAGACGCGGCACTTCCGCGGCATCAAGGACAGCGAAGAAATCGGCATCATCATCATTCACCAGGAACTGGCGCTGGTGCCCCAGCTGTCGATCGCCGAGAATATCTTCCTCGGCAACGAGCCGGCCCATATGGGCGTCATCGACTGGGAATACGCGCAAACGAAGACGCGCGAACTGCTGCACAAAGTCGGCCTGAAAGAATCCCCGGACACCCTGATCACCAACCTGGGCGTGGGCAAGCAGCAGCTGATCGAGATCGCCAAGGCGCTGTGCAAGGACGTCAAGCTGCTGATCCTCGACGAACCGACGGCCAGCCTGAACGAAAGCGACAGCGCGGCCCTGCTCGACCTGCTGCTGGGCCTCAAAGCCCAGGGTATCGCCTCGATCCTGATTTCGCACAAGCTCAATGAAATTTCACGGGTCGCCGATGCCATCACGGTGCTGCGCGACGGGAACACGGTCGACAGTTTCGACTGCCGCACGGAGCCCGTCAGCGAAGACCGCATCATCGAAAAAATGGTCGGGCGCGAGATGGCCGACCGCTATCCGCCGCGCACGCCTACCATCGGCGAGACCATTTTCGAGGTGCGCGACTGGCGCGTCTTCCATCCCGAGCATGCCGACCGCCCCGTCATCAAGGGCATCAACCTGCACGCCAAAAAGGGCGAGATCATCGGCATCGCCGGCTTGATGGGCTCCGGGCGCACGGAACTGGCGATGAGCATTTTCGGACGCGCTTACGGTCAGCGCATCAGCGGCACGGTGCTCAAGCATGGCCAGGAGATCGACGTCAGCACCATCGGCAAGGCGATCGCGCATGGCCTCGCGTATGTCACGGAAGACCGCAAGAGCCTGGGCCTGATACTCGAGGAAGACATCCAGAAGAACACCAGCCTGGCCAACCTGGACGCGATTTCCAGGCACATGGTGATCGACGAGCAGCGTGAATTCGGCGTGGCCGAGGAGTTCCGCCGCAAGCTCAAGACCCGTTGCTCGAGCGTGGCGCAGAAGGTGGTCAACCTGTCCGGCGGCAACCAGCAGAAAGTGGTGCTGGCGAAGTGGCTGTTTTCGCGCCCCGACATCCTGATCCTCGACGAACCGAGCCGCGGCATCGACGTGGGCGCCAAGTACGAGATCTACAGCATCATCAGCGAGCTGGCCGCCGAAGGCAAATGCATCATCATGATTTCCTCGGAAATGCCGGAGCTGCTGGGCATGTGCGACCGGATCTATGTCATGAACGAAGGCCGCTTCGCGGCAGAACTGAGCGCGACAGAAGCATCGCAGGAACGCATCATGCGCGCGATCGTTACACACGGAGAAAACAATGGACAATAA
- the mmsB gene encoding multiple monosaccharide ABC transporter permease: MDNKLTAGTAAGAPAAAPQAKSYAGFLKNNMRDYGMLLSLIVIMGFFQYMTDGTLMQPLNLTNLVLQNSYIVIMALGMLMVIVAGHIDLSVGSVVGFVGALAAVLIVNYEMNFVAASILCLLAGAVIGGAQGYFVAFFKIPSFIVTLAGMLVFKGLTLALLAGQSVGPFPEGFQMLSSGFLPDPFGGENLRGLSLLLGVIAACALIITSLRSRAKQLKHGMENEPRAFFLLKNAIFAAVMVYFSYLLASYRGFPNVLAVMSLLIVAYTFITNRTVLGRRVYAVGGNEKAARLSGIKTERVSFYTFVNMGMLAALAGLIFAARLNTATPKAGTGFELDVIAACFIGGASASGGVGKVMGAVIGAFIMGVMNNGMSIMGIGIDYQQVIKGLVLLAAVFIDVINKNK; this comes from the coding sequence ATGGACAATAAACTGACAGCGGGAACGGCGGCCGGCGCGCCAGCGGCCGCGCCGCAAGCGAAAAGCTATGCCGGCTTTTTGAAGAACAATATGCGCGACTACGGCATGCTGCTCTCGCTGATCGTCATCATGGGCTTTTTCCAGTACATGACCGACGGCACCCTGATGCAGCCGCTGAACCTGACCAACCTGGTGCTGCAAAACAGCTACATCGTCATCATGGCGCTGGGCATGCTGATGGTGATCGTGGCCGGCCATATCGATTTGTCTGTCGGCTCGGTGGTCGGCTTCGTCGGCGCGCTGGCGGCGGTATTGATCGTCAACTACGAGATGAACTTTGTCGCCGCCAGTATCCTCTGCCTGCTGGCCGGCGCCGTCATCGGCGGCGCGCAAGGCTATTTCGTCGCCTTCTTCAAGATCCCGTCCTTCATCGTCACCCTGGCCGGCATGCTGGTGTTCAAGGGCCTGACCCTGGCGCTGCTGGCAGGCCAGTCGGTCGGCCCTTTCCCGGAAGGCTTCCAGATGCTCAGCTCAGGCTTTTTGCCCGATCCGTTCGGCGGAGAGAATCTGCGCGGCTTGTCGCTGCTGCTGGGCGTGATCGCCGCTTGCGCCCTGATCATCACCTCGCTGCGCAGCCGTGCCAAGCAACTGAAACACGGCATGGAAAACGAGCCGCGCGCCTTCTTCCTGCTGAAAAACGCCATCTTCGCCGCCGTGATGGTGTATTTCAGCTACCTGCTGGCGTCGTACCGCGGCTTTCCCAACGTGCTGGCCGTGATGTCGCTGCTCATCGTCGCCTACACCTTCATCACCAACCGCACCGTACTGGGTCGACGCGTGTATGCCGTGGGCGGCAACGAGAAGGCGGCGCGCCTGTCCGGCATCAAGACGGAACGGGTCAGCTTCTACACCTTCGTCAACATGGGCATGCTGGCCGCGCTGGCGGGGCTGATCTTCGCGGCGCGCCTGAACACGGCCACGCCGAAAGCCGGCACGGGTTTCGAGCTGGACGTGATCGCCGCCTGCTTCATCGGCGGCGCCTCGGCCTCGGGCGGCGTGGGCAAGGTGATGGGGGCCGTCATCGGCGCCTTCATCATGGGCGTGATGAACAACGGCATGTCCATCATGGGCATCGGCATCGATTACCAGCAGGTGATCAAGGGCCTGGTGCTGCTGGCGGCCGTCTTCATCGACGTCATTAATAAAAATAAATGA
- a CDS encoding FAD-dependent oxidoreductase, whose translation MQRRSFMLWAAGGTAAAAAGIGSIAAYLRWQEITPKVLYPGRSEGHYLRTLLRERTALPPPSATITTDVAILGSGIAGLTAAWRLNKLGHTDFLMIDGPQPYGNAAGGHFGDLAYPTGGHYLPLPSPESTHVREILFDLGIIQRDPQAEKPYYDERYILHAPEERLLFNGHWQDGFIPTEGVPPEELAQHARFFAQVAQLRQARGNDGKRVFVFPTVESSQDPAWQSLDAITLKQWMEREGYTSPTLHWYLNYCCRDDYGTRYDQVSAWAGLHYYCSRWGQAANAGNGAWLTWPGGMQPVATAMEQASKVRRHSGTVVSLTTTANGVEALCLELVDGQPRTYLVRARKAICAMPLYVAARVVPDIASYGFDAKLHTPAYAPWMVANFLLKRFPHELPHAPLCWDNVVYQEPGLGYVVSTHQDIRVRPPEKTVFSAYVALSDRTPQQARKWLDTASPEELLALASVDLKTAYGRDFASCVERVDITVRGHAMAAPLPGFRSNAGLRALREHDGAILFAHADLSGFSVFEEAAWWGDRAARLAIT comes from the coding sequence ATGCAGCGCCGCTCCTTCATGCTGTGGGCCGCCGGTGGCACGGCGGCGGCCGCCGCCGGCATCGGCAGCATCGCCGCCTACTTGCGCTGGCAGGAGATCACGCCCAAGGTGCTGTATCCGGGCCGCAGCGAGGGGCATTATTTGCGCACGCTGCTGCGCGAGCGCACGGCGCTGCCGCCGCCCTCGGCAACCATCACCACCGACGTGGCAATTTTAGGTTCCGGCATCGCCGGCCTGACGGCGGCCTGGCGCCTGAACAAGCTGGGGCACACGGATTTCCTCATGATCGACGGGCCGCAGCCGTATGGCAACGCGGCCGGCGGCCACTTCGGCGATCTGGCCTATCCGACCGGTGGCCACTACTTGCCGCTGCCTTCGCCCGAATCGACCCATGTGCGCGAGATCCTGTTCGACCTGGGGATTATCCAGCGCGATCCGCAGGCGGAAAAGCCATATTACGACGAACGCTACATCCTGCACGCGCCGGAAGAACGATTGCTGTTCAACGGCCACTGGCAGGACGGCTTCATTCCCACCGAAGGCGTGCCGCCCGAGGAACTGGCGCAGCATGCGCGCTTCTTTGCGCAGGTGGCGCAGTTGCGCCAGGCGCGCGGCAATGACGGCAAGCGCGTGTTTGTCTTTCCCACCGTGGAATCGTCGCAGGATCCGGCCTGGCAGTCACTCGACGCCATCACCTTGAAGCAGTGGATGGAGCGCGAAGGCTATACCTCGCCCACCTTGCACTGGTATCTGAATTACTGCTGCCGCGACGACTACGGCACGCGCTACGACCAGGTGTCGGCCTGGGCCGGCCTGCATTACTACTGCAGCCGCTGGGGGCAGGCGGCCAACGCGGGCAATGGCGCCTGGCTGACCTGGCCCGGCGGCATGCAACCGGTCGCCACGGCCATGGAGCAAGCATCAAAAGTGCGGCGCCATTCCGGCACGGTGGTCTCGCTCACCACGACAGCAAATGGCGTGGAAGCGCTGTGCCTGGAACTGGTCGACGGCCAGCCACGCACCTATCTGGTCCGCGCACGCAAGGCCATCTGCGCCATGCCCTTGTATGTGGCGGCGCGCGTGGTGCCGGACATTGCCAGCTACGGCTTTGATGCGAAGCTGCACACGCCCGCGTATGCGCCGTGGATGGTGGCGAATTTTTTACTGAAACGCTTTCCCCACGAACTGCCGCATGCGCCCCTGTGCTGGGACAATGTGGTGTACCAGGAGCCGGGCCTCGGCTATGTCGTCTCGACGCACCAGGACATCCGCGTGCGCCCGCCCGAGAAAACCGTCTTCAGCGCCTACGTGGCCCTGTCCGACCGCACGCCGCAGCAAGCGCGCAAATGGCTCGATACGGCCAGCCCCGAAGAACTGCTGGCGCTGGCCAGCGTCGATTTAAAGACGGCGTATGGACGCGATTTTGCCAGCTGCGTCGAGCGCGTCGACATCACCGTGCGCGGCCACGCCATGGCGGCACCGTTGCCGGGGTTTCGCAGCAATGCGGGCTTGAGGGCGCTGCGCGAGCACGATGGCGCGATCCTGTTCGCGCATGCCGATTTGTCGGGCTTTTCCGTGTTCGAAGAGGCGGCGTGGTGGGGGGACAGGGCCGCGCGCCTGGCGATCACATAA